In Candidatus Roseilinea sp., one DNA window encodes the following:
- a CDS encoding single-stranded-DNA-specific exonuclease RecJ, giving the protein MAEWKIAPRAPDDYFAALSDLHPLTAQVLYTRGLTDPDAARAFLLGTYAPVDPFALRDMPRAVERIFTAIANGERIAVYADYDCDGVTAGALLIRTLTSLGAQAHVYIPDRFEEGYGLNAQALDRLQASGVSLVITVDCGARAHAEARHAHALGLDLIVTDHHEPEDDAIPDAYAVVDPKRPDCAYGFRHLAGVGVAFRLAQGLLRRARGAGLPQGEVTEASLLDLVTLGTVADIVPLVGENRALVRAGLERINRRPRVGVQALIQAAGLKPGSVNASRIGFALGPRLNAAGRLEHAQAAYDLLMCDDPARAAELAGALNRQNSERQSVTAAVAESAERQVMEAHARSGDDAPAPPLLFAASPEYHAGVIGLAAARLLEKYHRPAIVVSINGEEARGSCRSVNGFDITAALDECADLLLKHGGHEAAAGFTARTDALDPLRQRLSTIARQHQPAGGWMRIIPADAELNLAEVNHRALAELQLLEPHGQGNPKPTFVVRRVVVSDLRRVGKAENDAPPHLQLRVTDARRVTWDAIAWRMGDRIHELAAGAQVDLACQFDVNEWNGESRLQLEVLDFRAATTG; this is encoded by the coding sequence ATGGCTGAATGGAAGATCGCCCCGCGCGCGCCCGACGATTACTTTGCTGCACTGAGCGATCTGCACCCGCTGACCGCGCAGGTGCTATACACGCGCGGTTTGACCGACCCCGATGCTGCACGCGCCTTTCTGCTCGGCACATACGCGCCTGTAGATCCGTTTGCCCTCCGGGATATGCCGCGCGCCGTCGAGCGCATCTTCACGGCCATCGCCAACGGAGAGCGCATCGCCGTTTATGCCGACTACGACTGCGACGGCGTGACGGCCGGCGCGTTGCTGATCCGCACGCTGACCTCACTCGGTGCACAGGCACACGTTTACATCCCCGATCGCTTCGAGGAGGGCTATGGTTTGAACGCGCAGGCGCTCGACCGGCTGCAGGCAAGCGGCGTGAGCTTGGTCATCACGGTGGACTGCGGCGCGCGTGCCCATGCCGAAGCGCGCCACGCCCACGCCCTTGGCCTCGACCTCATCGTCACCGACCATCATGAGCCGGAAGACGATGCCATCCCCGACGCCTACGCCGTCGTTGACCCCAAGCGCCCCGACTGCGCCTATGGCTTCAGGCATCTCGCCGGCGTTGGCGTGGCTTTTCGCCTGGCGCAGGGCTTGCTGCGCCGCGCGCGCGGTGCCGGGCTGCCGCAGGGCGAGGTGACCGAGGCGTCGCTGCTCGACCTGGTCACGCTCGGCACCGTCGCCGACATCGTGCCGCTGGTTGGGGAGAATCGCGCGCTCGTCCGGGCCGGGCTGGAGCGCATAAACCGACGGCCGCGCGTCGGTGTGCAGGCGCTCATTCAGGCCGCCGGCCTCAAGCCGGGATCGGTGAACGCAAGCCGGATCGGCTTTGCCCTTGGGCCGCGCTTGAACGCCGCCGGTCGCCTAGAGCACGCACAGGCGGCCTATGACTTGCTCATGTGCGATGACCCCGCGCGAGCCGCCGAACTGGCCGGAGCATTGAACCGGCAGAACAGCGAGCGCCAGAGCGTGACGGCGGCCGTGGCCGAAAGCGCAGAGCGCCAGGTGATGGAGGCGCACGCGCGCAGCGGCGACGATGCTCCTGCGCCGCCGCTGCTGTTCGCCGCCTCGCCGGAGTATCACGCGGGCGTCATTGGGCTGGCAGCCGCGCGTCTGCTCGAGAAGTATCACCGTCCGGCCATCGTGGTGAGCATCAACGGCGAAGAAGCGCGCGGCTCCTGTCGCAGCGTCAACGGGTTCGACATCACCGCGGCGCTCGACGAGTGCGCCGACCTGCTGCTCAAGCACGGCGGCCACGAAGCGGCCGCCGGCTTCACCGCGCGCACCGATGCCCTGGATCCGCTGCGTCAGCGGCTGAGCACGATCGCGCGCCAACATCAACCGGCCGGCGGGTGGATGCGCATCATCCCAGCCGACGCCGAGTTGAATTTGGCCGAGGTGAACCATCGTGCGCTTGCCGAGTTACAGTTGCTCGAGCCGCACGGCCAGGGCAACCCAAAGCCAACCTTTGTGGTGCGCCGCGTGGTGGTGAGCGACCTGCGCCGTGTCGGCAAGGCAGAGAATGATGCGCCGCCACACCTCCAACTTCGCGTGACCGACGCGCGGCGCGTCACCTGGGACGCCATCGCCTGGCGCATGGGCGACCGGATACACGAGCTGGCTGCCGGCGCGCAAGTGGACCTGGCCTGCCAGTTCGACGTGAACGAATGGAACGGCGAGTCGCGCTTGCAGCTGGAGGTGCTGGACTTTCGCGCAGCGACTACGGGCTGA